The sequence ACTGATTGATGATTATTTTAGGGATGAACTAAGGTTATGACACTACGCGGCATTTCGGCACACAGAATATTTGATGGTACGACGTTTCATTTCGACTCTGTACTTGTGTATAGAGACGACATTGTCGTCGATATCCTTCCTAAAGCGGAGGTGCCTTCGGATCTTTCCTATGACGATTATCCAGATAAGACCATAGTTCCGGGCTTTATCGACATTCAGGTCAATGGCGGCGGCGAGGTGATGTTCAACAACACGATGACCGTTGAGGGCATCAATACGATATGTAAAGCACACCGTAAACACGGGACGGCCTATTTACTGCCTACTTTGATCAGTGCCACTACAACGGACATGACCAACGCATTAAACGCCGTAGCCAATGCCATTGAGCAGCGAATCCCGGGTGTTGCGGGCATCCATCTCGAAGGCCCTTGGCTTAATGCTAATAAGAAAGGAGCTCATGATGCGGGTAAGTTCTACGCCCCAAGTGTTTCTGAACTTGAATCGTTTCCTTGGTTAGCGATGGGCACAACGTTGGTCACCTTGGCGCCAGAGTGCGTAGATACCGAGGTCTTGGCCTGGTTAAAGAACAATGACGTGGTGGTTTCCTGTGGACACAGCAATGCATCAAGTCATGAGTTATCTGGTGAAAAGTTGCCATTGATCGACGGATTTACTCATCTGTTTAA is a genomic window of Vibrio sp. CB1-14 containing:
- the nagA gene encoding N-acetylglucosamine-6-phosphate deacetylase, giving the protein MTLRGISAHRIFDGTTFHFDSVLVYRDDIVVDILPKAEVPSDLSYDDYPDKTIVPGFIDIQVNGGGEVMFNNTMTVEGINTICKAHRKHGTAYLLPTLISATTTDMTNALNAVANAIEQRIPGVAGIHLEGPWLNANKKGAHDAGKFYAPSVSELESFPWLAMGTTLVTLAPECVDTEVLAWLKNNDVVVSCGHSNASSHELSGEKLPLIDGFTHLFNAMSPLEGRDPGVVGTALMADHAWCSIIVDDIHVDSANVMLAKRLKRQQQLLIVTDAMASVGSISNSFVLDGEQISVQNGRLVNAQGALAGAHIGMDQSVANVIQWGIEEAEAFRMASMYPARAINRSDLGTLKSGSKASVTILNSDYRASHVMVDGQLLS